A stretch of Kryptolebias marmoratus isolate JLee-2015 linkage group LG24, ASM164957v2, whole genome shotgun sequence DNA encodes these proteins:
- the pip5k1ca gene encoding phosphatidylinositol 4-phosphate 5-kinase type-1 gamma isoform X3: protein MEAAAEGAVGLSEAREGSPLSVAAASDDADTVVGLSYGGMDAADAADMDAAAKKAFISEMPSSSGQVGQGKKIGHRGVDASGETTYKKTTSSALKGAIQLGIGYTVGNLSSKPERDVLMQDFYVVESIFFPSEGSNLTPAHHFPDFRFKTYAPVAFRYFRELFGIRPDDYLYSLCNEPLIELSNPGASGSVFYLTKDDEFIIKTVMHKEAEFLQKLLPGYYMNLNQNPRTLLPKFFGLYCVQSGGKNIRVVVMNNVLPRVVRMHLKYDLKGSTYKRRASKKEREKARPTFKDLDFMQDIPDGLMLDQDTFNALVKTLQRDCLVLESFKIMDYSLLLGVHNMDQAERERQTEGSQSDSDEKRPVAQQKALYSTAMESIQGGAACGGSIDTDDTMGGIPAVNGKGERLLLYIGIIDILQSYRLIKKLEHTWKALVHDGDTVSVHRPGFYADRFFKFMSSTVFKKSSSLKSSPSKKGRVSLTVPKCAGPGAAWSVSQLPCERDENIYDLRGAHSFPTLEDEGRPDLLPCTPPSFEEATTASIATTLSSTTSLSIPERSPSDTSEHPRYRRHTQSLSHDGRTQEELRVREEDQQTITVEVELKRPDSEPTISVPQPSPGISEVQEATSTKEAAPPDSLSAPEATSSSSPAPAAPASSEPAKEAPSSPKVSEADGASQVSGSGCTSQASVDDDDDVPITDIYF from the exons aTGCAGCCGCTAAGAAAGCCTTCATCTCAGAG ATGCCCTCGTCCTCGGGCCAGGTCGGTCAGGGTAAGAAGATTGGCCACAGAGGAGTGGACGCGTCAGGAGAAACTACTTACAAGAAG ACGACCTCATCAGCCTTGAAAGGTGCCATTCAGCTGGGAATCGGCTACACAGTGGGCAACCTGAGCTCCAAGCCTGAGAGGGATGTGTTGATGCAGGATTTCTACGTGGTGGAAAGCATTTTCTTCCCCAG TGAAGGGAGTAACCTCACCCCAGCCCATCATTTCCCCGACTTCCGCTTTAAAACATACGCTCCCGTGGCCTTCCGCTACTTCAGAGAACTGTTCGGCATCAGGCCGGATGACTATCTG TACTCCCTTTGTAACGAGCCGCTGATCGAGCTGTCCAATCCAGGAGCGAGCGGCTCCGTCTTCTACCTGACAAAAGACGACGAGTTCATCATCAAGACTGTGATGCACAAGGAGGCCGAGTTCTTACAGAAACTGCTGCCGGGATACTACATG AACTTGAATCAGAACCCTCGCACGTTGCTGCCCAAGTTCTTCGGCCTCTACTGCGTCCAGTCAGGCGGGAAGAACATCCGCGTGGTGGTGATGAACAACGTCCTGCCCCGTGTGGTTCGCATGCACCTCAAATACGACCTGAAGGGCTCCACCTACAAGAGGCGAGCGTCCAAGAAGGAGAGGGAGAAGGCCAGGCCCACTTTCAAAGATCTGGACTTCATGCAGGACATCCCAGACGGACTGATGCTGGATCAGGACACCTTCAACGCGCTGGTGAAGACTCTGCAGAGAGACTGCCTG GTGCTGGAAAGCTTCAAGATCATGGACTACAGCCTGCTGCTCGGAGTGCACAACATGGACCAAGCAGAGAGGGAGAGGCAGACGGAGGGCTCCCAGAGCGACAGCGATGAGAAGAGGCCCGTCGCCCAGCAGAAGGCCCTGTACTCCACCGCCATGGAGTCCATTCAGGGGGGAGCCGCCTGCGGAGGGTCCATCGACACTGACGACAC GATGGGCGGCATTCCAGCTGTTAACGGAAAAGGGGAGCGACTTCTCCTCTACATCGGAATCATCGACATCTTGCAGTCCTACAG GCTAATCAAGAAGCTGGAGCACACGTGGAAGGCTCTGGTCCACGACGGG GACACCGTATCGGTCCACCGCCCGGGCTTCTACGCCGACAGGTTCTTCAAGTTCATGAGCAGCACGGTCTTCAAGAAGAGCTCCT CTCTGAAGTCCTCTCCGTCCAAAAAGGGTCGCGTGTCATTGACGGTGCCTAAATGTGCTGGTCCTGGTGCCGCCTGGTCCGTGAGCCAGCTGCCCTGCGAGAGAGACGAGAATATCTACGACCTGAGAGGAGCCCACAGCTTCCCAACCCTGGAGGATGAGG GGCGACCGGATCTTCTTCCATGTACTCCTCCGTCGTTTGAGGAGGCCACGACGGCATCGATTGCCACCACTCTCTCTTCCACAACCTCTTTGTCCATCCCTGAAAGATCTCCCTCAGACACATCCGAGCACCCACGCTACAG GAGACACACCCAGTCCCTTAGCCACGACGGAAG gaCCCAGGAGGAGTTGCGTGTGCGTGAGGAGGATCAGCAGACCATCACTGTGGAGGTGGAGCTGAAGAGACCCGACAGTGAGCCCACCATCTCTGTTCCACAGCCCTCACCTGGAATCAG TGAGGTCCAGGAAGCCACCAGCACAAAGGAGGCAGCCCCACCCGACTCTTTGTCAGCTCCCGAGGCCACCTCATCCTCCTCGCCCGCCCCAGCTGCTCCCGCCTCATCAGAGCCAGCCAAGGAAGCCCCCTCCAGCCCCAAGGTGAGCGAGGCAGACGGGGCCAGCCAGGTGTCCGGCTCGGGGTGCACCAGCCAGGCTTCAGTGGACGATGACGATGATGTGCCAATCACAGATATATACTTT TAA
- the pip5k1ca gene encoding phosphatidylinositol 4-phosphate 5-kinase type-1 gamma isoform X1 yields the protein MEAAAEGAVGLSEAREGSPLSVAAASDDADTVVGLSYGGMDAADAADMDAAAKKAFISEMPSSSGQVGQGKKIGHRGVDASGETTYKKTTSSALKGAIQLGIGYTVGNLSSKPERDVLMQDFYVVESIFFPSEGSNLTPAHHFPDFRFKTYAPVAFRYFRELFGIRPDDYLYSLCNEPLIELSNPGASGSVFYLTKDDEFIIKTVMHKEAEFLQKLLPGYYMNLNQNPRTLLPKFFGLYCVQSGGKNIRVVVMNNVLPRVVRMHLKYDLKGSTYKRRASKKEREKARPTFKDLDFMQDIPDGLMLDQDTFNALVKTLQRDCLVLESFKIMDYSLLLGVHNMDQAERERQTEGSQSDSDEKRPVAQQKALYSTAMESIQGGAACGGSIDTDDTMGGIPAVNGKGERLLLYIGIIDILQSYRLIKKLEHTWKALVHDGDTVSVHRPGFYADRFFKFMSSTVFKKSSSLKSSPSKKGRVSLTVPKCAGPGAAWSVSQLPCERDENIYDLRGAHSFPTLEDEGRPDLLPCTPPSFEEATTASIATTLSSTTSLSIPERSPSDTSEHPRYRRHTQSLSHDGRTQEELRVREEDQQTITVEVELKRPDSEPTISVPQPSPGISEVQEATSTKEAAPPDSLSAPEATSSSSPAPAAPASSEPAKEAPSSPKVSEADGASQVSGSGCTSQASVDDDDDVPITDIYFPPEDRTWVYSPLHYGSESKALPDGDWERET from the exons aTGCAGCCGCTAAGAAAGCCTTCATCTCAGAG ATGCCCTCGTCCTCGGGCCAGGTCGGTCAGGGTAAGAAGATTGGCCACAGAGGAGTGGACGCGTCAGGAGAAACTACTTACAAGAAG ACGACCTCATCAGCCTTGAAAGGTGCCATTCAGCTGGGAATCGGCTACACAGTGGGCAACCTGAGCTCCAAGCCTGAGAGGGATGTGTTGATGCAGGATTTCTACGTGGTGGAAAGCATTTTCTTCCCCAG TGAAGGGAGTAACCTCACCCCAGCCCATCATTTCCCCGACTTCCGCTTTAAAACATACGCTCCCGTGGCCTTCCGCTACTTCAGAGAACTGTTCGGCATCAGGCCGGATGACTATCTG TACTCCCTTTGTAACGAGCCGCTGATCGAGCTGTCCAATCCAGGAGCGAGCGGCTCCGTCTTCTACCTGACAAAAGACGACGAGTTCATCATCAAGACTGTGATGCACAAGGAGGCCGAGTTCTTACAGAAACTGCTGCCGGGATACTACATG AACTTGAATCAGAACCCTCGCACGTTGCTGCCCAAGTTCTTCGGCCTCTACTGCGTCCAGTCAGGCGGGAAGAACATCCGCGTGGTGGTGATGAACAACGTCCTGCCCCGTGTGGTTCGCATGCACCTCAAATACGACCTGAAGGGCTCCACCTACAAGAGGCGAGCGTCCAAGAAGGAGAGGGAGAAGGCCAGGCCCACTTTCAAAGATCTGGACTTCATGCAGGACATCCCAGACGGACTGATGCTGGATCAGGACACCTTCAACGCGCTGGTGAAGACTCTGCAGAGAGACTGCCTG GTGCTGGAAAGCTTCAAGATCATGGACTACAGCCTGCTGCTCGGAGTGCACAACATGGACCAAGCAGAGAGGGAGAGGCAGACGGAGGGCTCCCAGAGCGACAGCGATGAGAAGAGGCCCGTCGCCCAGCAGAAGGCCCTGTACTCCACCGCCATGGAGTCCATTCAGGGGGGAGCCGCCTGCGGAGGGTCCATCGACACTGACGACAC GATGGGCGGCATTCCAGCTGTTAACGGAAAAGGGGAGCGACTTCTCCTCTACATCGGAATCATCGACATCTTGCAGTCCTACAG GCTAATCAAGAAGCTGGAGCACACGTGGAAGGCTCTGGTCCACGACGGG GACACCGTATCGGTCCACCGCCCGGGCTTCTACGCCGACAGGTTCTTCAAGTTCATGAGCAGCACGGTCTTCAAGAAGAGCTCCT CTCTGAAGTCCTCTCCGTCCAAAAAGGGTCGCGTGTCATTGACGGTGCCTAAATGTGCTGGTCCTGGTGCCGCCTGGTCCGTGAGCCAGCTGCCCTGCGAGAGAGACGAGAATATCTACGACCTGAGAGGAGCCCACAGCTTCCCAACCCTGGAGGATGAGG GGCGACCGGATCTTCTTCCATGTACTCCTCCGTCGTTTGAGGAGGCCACGACGGCATCGATTGCCACCACTCTCTCTTCCACAACCTCTTTGTCCATCCCTGAAAGATCTCCCTCAGACACATCCGAGCACCCACGCTACAG GAGACACACCCAGTCCCTTAGCCACGACGGAAG gaCCCAGGAGGAGTTGCGTGTGCGTGAGGAGGATCAGCAGACCATCACTGTGGAGGTGGAGCTGAAGAGACCCGACAGTGAGCCCACCATCTCTGTTCCACAGCCCTCACCTGGAATCAG TGAGGTCCAGGAAGCCACCAGCACAAAGGAGGCAGCCCCACCCGACTCTTTGTCAGCTCCCGAGGCCACCTCATCCTCCTCGCCCGCCCCAGCTGCTCCCGCCTCATCAGAGCCAGCCAAGGAAGCCCCCTCCAGCCCCAAGGTGAGCGAGGCAGACGGGGCCAGCCAGGTGTCCGGCTCGGGGTGCACCAGCCAGGCTTCAGTGGACGATGACGATGATGTGCCAATCACAGATATATACTTT CCTCCAGAGGACAGGACCTGGGTGTACTCCCCGCTACACTATGGCTCAGAGTCTAAGGCCCTGCCCGATGGGGATTGGGAGAGAGAGACA TAA
- the pip5k1ca gene encoding phosphatidylinositol 4-phosphate 5-kinase type-1 gamma isoform X2, translated as MEAAAEGAVGLSEAREGSPLSVAAASDDADTVVGLSYGGMDAADAADMDAAAKKAFISEMPSSSGQVGQGKKIGHRGVDASGETTYKKTTSSALKGAIQLGIGYTVGNLSSKPERDVLMQDFYVVESIFFPSEGSNLTPAHHFPDFRFKTYAPVAFRYFRELFGIRPDDYLYSLCNEPLIELSNPGASGSVFYLTKDDEFIIKTVMHKEAEFLQKLLPGYYMNLNQNPRTLLPKFFGLYCVQSGGKNIRVVVMNNVLPRVVRMHLKYDLKGSTYKRRASKKEREKARPTFKDLDFMQDIPDGLMLDQDTFNALVKTLQRDCLVLESFKIMDYSLLLGVHNMDQAERERQTEGSQSDSDEKRPVAQQKALYSTAMESIQGGAACGGSIDTDDTMGGIPAVNGKGERLLLYIGIIDILQSYRLIKKLEHTWKALVHDGDTVSVHRPGFYADRFFKFMSSTVFKKSSSLKSSPSKKGRVSLTVPKCAGPGAAWSVSQLPCERDENIYDLRGAHSFPTLEDEGRPDLLPCTPPSFEEATTASIATTLSSTTSLSIPERSPSDTSEHPRYRRHTQSLSHDGRTQEELRVREEDQQTITVEVELKRPDSEPTISVPQPSPGISEVQEATSTKEAAPPDSLSAPEATSSSSPAPAAPASSEPAKEAPSSPKVSEADGASQVSGSGCTSQASVDDDDDVPITDIYFRRSHQD; from the exons aTGCAGCCGCTAAGAAAGCCTTCATCTCAGAG ATGCCCTCGTCCTCGGGCCAGGTCGGTCAGGGTAAGAAGATTGGCCACAGAGGAGTGGACGCGTCAGGAGAAACTACTTACAAGAAG ACGACCTCATCAGCCTTGAAAGGTGCCATTCAGCTGGGAATCGGCTACACAGTGGGCAACCTGAGCTCCAAGCCTGAGAGGGATGTGTTGATGCAGGATTTCTACGTGGTGGAAAGCATTTTCTTCCCCAG TGAAGGGAGTAACCTCACCCCAGCCCATCATTTCCCCGACTTCCGCTTTAAAACATACGCTCCCGTGGCCTTCCGCTACTTCAGAGAACTGTTCGGCATCAGGCCGGATGACTATCTG TACTCCCTTTGTAACGAGCCGCTGATCGAGCTGTCCAATCCAGGAGCGAGCGGCTCCGTCTTCTACCTGACAAAAGACGACGAGTTCATCATCAAGACTGTGATGCACAAGGAGGCCGAGTTCTTACAGAAACTGCTGCCGGGATACTACATG AACTTGAATCAGAACCCTCGCACGTTGCTGCCCAAGTTCTTCGGCCTCTACTGCGTCCAGTCAGGCGGGAAGAACATCCGCGTGGTGGTGATGAACAACGTCCTGCCCCGTGTGGTTCGCATGCACCTCAAATACGACCTGAAGGGCTCCACCTACAAGAGGCGAGCGTCCAAGAAGGAGAGGGAGAAGGCCAGGCCCACTTTCAAAGATCTGGACTTCATGCAGGACATCCCAGACGGACTGATGCTGGATCAGGACACCTTCAACGCGCTGGTGAAGACTCTGCAGAGAGACTGCCTG GTGCTGGAAAGCTTCAAGATCATGGACTACAGCCTGCTGCTCGGAGTGCACAACATGGACCAAGCAGAGAGGGAGAGGCAGACGGAGGGCTCCCAGAGCGACAGCGATGAGAAGAGGCCCGTCGCCCAGCAGAAGGCCCTGTACTCCACCGCCATGGAGTCCATTCAGGGGGGAGCCGCCTGCGGAGGGTCCATCGACACTGACGACAC GATGGGCGGCATTCCAGCTGTTAACGGAAAAGGGGAGCGACTTCTCCTCTACATCGGAATCATCGACATCTTGCAGTCCTACAG GCTAATCAAGAAGCTGGAGCACACGTGGAAGGCTCTGGTCCACGACGGG GACACCGTATCGGTCCACCGCCCGGGCTTCTACGCCGACAGGTTCTTCAAGTTCATGAGCAGCACGGTCTTCAAGAAGAGCTCCT CTCTGAAGTCCTCTCCGTCCAAAAAGGGTCGCGTGTCATTGACGGTGCCTAAATGTGCTGGTCCTGGTGCCGCCTGGTCCGTGAGCCAGCTGCCCTGCGAGAGAGACGAGAATATCTACGACCTGAGAGGAGCCCACAGCTTCCCAACCCTGGAGGATGAGG GGCGACCGGATCTTCTTCCATGTACTCCTCCGTCGTTTGAGGAGGCCACGACGGCATCGATTGCCACCACTCTCTCTTCCACAACCTCTTTGTCCATCCCTGAAAGATCTCCCTCAGACACATCCGAGCACCCACGCTACAG GAGACACACCCAGTCCCTTAGCCACGACGGAAG gaCCCAGGAGGAGTTGCGTGTGCGTGAGGAGGATCAGCAGACCATCACTGTGGAGGTGGAGCTGAAGAGACCCGACAGTGAGCCCACCATCTCTGTTCCACAGCCCTCACCTGGAATCAG TGAGGTCCAGGAAGCCACCAGCACAAAGGAGGCAGCCCCACCCGACTCTTTGTCAGCTCCCGAGGCCACCTCATCCTCCTCGCCCGCCCCAGCTGCTCCCGCCTCATCAGAGCCAGCCAAGGAAGCCCCCTCCAGCCCCAAGGTGAGCGAGGCAGACGGGGCCAGCCAGGTGTCCGGCTCGGGGTGCACCAGCCAGGCTTCAGTGGACGATGACGATGATGTGCCAATCACAGATATATACTTT AGGCGTTCACACCAGGACTAG